In Pseudomonadota bacterium, a single window of DNA contains:
- the ychF gene encoding redox-regulated ATPase YchF: MGFRCGIVGLPNVGKSTLFNALTRAAVAASNYPFCTVDPNVGVVPVPDPRLAPLAEIAKPERVVPAAMTFVDIAGLVTGASQGEGLGNKFLAHIRETQAIAHVVRCFEHERIVHVAGRVDPLSDIETVHTELALADIETVERALERVGKREKAGDKPAQTARAALDRALRCLDAGGNLRSLVLTEAERAVLAELHLLCLKPTLYVANVTEYGLGGNRWTEELALLAEREGAASLIVCATLEAALAELEDGERREYLEALGVAETGLARLIEAGYALLGLQTFFTAGPKEVRAWTARIGATAPEAAGLIHTDFQRGFIRAEVIGYDDYLAGRGEQGAKDAGKWRLEGKDYRVRDGDVMHFRFKV, from the coding sequence ATGGGCTTTCGCTGCGGCATCGTGGGTCTGCCGAATGTCGGCAAGTCCACGCTCTTCAATGCCCTGACACGGGCCGCGGTCGCTGCCTCGAATTATCCGTTTTGCACCGTGGACCCCAACGTGGGCGTGGTGCCGGTGCCGGACCCGCGCCTCGCGCCGCTCGCGGAGATAGCGAAGCCCGAGCGCGTCGTGCCGGCGGCCATGACCTTCGTCGATATCGCCGGTCTCGTCACCGGGGCCTCCCAGGGCGAGGGCCTCGGAAACAAGTTCCTCGCCCATATCCGCGAGACCCAGGCCATCGCGCACGTGGTGCGCTGTTTCGAGCACGAGCGCATCGTACACGTCGCGGGCCGCGTGGATCCCCTGTCCGACATCGAGACCGTCCACACCGAGCTGGCGCTCGCGGACATCGAGACGGTGGAGCGCGCGCTCGAGCGTGTCGGCAAGCGGGAAAAGGCCGGTGACAAGCCGGCACAGACTGCCCGTGCGGCGCTCGACAGGGCCCTGCGGTGCCTCGATGCCGGCGGGAACCTCCGCTCCCTGGTGCTTACCGAGGCGGAGCGCGCCGTGCTCGCGGAGCTGCATCTCCTCTGCTTGAAGCCCACCCTGTATGTCGCCAACGTCACCGAGTACGGGCTCGGCGGCAACCGTTGGACCGAGGAGCTCGCGCTTCTCGCGGAGCGCGAAGGGGCAGCGAGCCTCATCGTCTGCGCCACGCTCGAGGCCGCGCTCGCCGAGCTCGAGGACGGCGAGCGCCGCGAGTACCTGGAGGCGTTGGGTGTGGCGGAGACCGGGCTCGCGCGCCTCATCGAGGCCGGCTACGCTCTCCTCGGCCTGCAGACCTTTTTCACCGCCGGGCCCAAGGAGGTGCGCGCCTGGACGGCGCGCATCGGCGCCACGGCGCCCGAAGCGGCCGGCCTGATCCACACCGATTTCCAGCGCGGCTTCATCCGCGCCGAGGTCATCGGCTACGACGACTACCTCGCCGGTCGCGGCGAGCAAGGCGCCAAGGACGCCGGCAAGTGGCGCCTGGAAGGCAAGGACTACCGGGTCCGCGACGGCGACGTCATGCACTTTCGATTCAAGGTCTAA